In a single window of the Stigmatopora nigra isolate UIUO_SnigA chromosome 7, RoL_Snig_1.1, whole genome shotgun sequence genome:
- the cnot3a gene encoding CCR4-NOT transcription complex subunit 3a isoform X2: MADKRKLQGEIDRCLKKVAEGVEQFEDIWQKLHNAANANQKEKYEADLKKEIKKLQRLRDQIKTWVASNEIKDKRQLVENRKLIETQMERFKVVERETKTKAYSKEGLGLAQKVDPAQREKEETGQWLTNTIDTLNMQVDQFESEVESLSVQTRKKKGDKEKQDRIEELKRLIERHRYHIRMLETILRMLDNDSVPVDAIQKIKDDVDYYIDSSQDPDFEENEFLYDDLDLEDIPLVATSPSGQGNMEDEMYLHSSSTPTSTTSSSPIPPSPATCAAENSEDDKKRGRSTDSEVSQSPVKNGTPSLLSFSSSSTSGSSSSSSLVSMASVVGGVPAVPTSSGLIASFSSAVQQHQQHQQQPHLAASQQQAPPLNAAQQQHPPLSKAPAPSNSNPSPPGNPLLPASSVPSLPTPSAPISSPAASLPQPSSGSAPGLGLGLGLALGKGNMAGTAPTAAQMSALGLGVHSSSLNTMAGLMSGSTPAPYAQAAAGGLGLSSASNVSTDGGVPVIGASSNGAALGLLGSGHGSLSGGILGLVSGQGASPAVSQAPPGSVGASPGAVGMMGGNGGGVGMIGNAPARPPSGLKQNGNTSYSAVVAESSTESALSTPSQSQSSQPSSLSSSASQPLDNGPSLISSITLPPSSPSPSFSDSTPGGGNLLNGPHSYAQASEGLKAPEPLISLKAMAERAALGSGLDGEIPNLHLTERDIFSSSAAPGTPAAPQPSVSEVSIPPSLGVCPLGPTPLPKDQLYQQAMQESAWTHMPHPSDSERIRQYLMRNPCPTLPFHYQMPPHHSDSIEFYQRLSTETLFFIFYYLEGTKAQYLSAKALKKQSWRFHTKYMMWFQRHEEPKTITDEFEQGTYIYFDYEKWGQRKKEGFTFEYRYLEDRDLQ, translated from the exons ATGGCTGACAAAAGAAAACTTCAAG GTGAGATTGACCGATGTTTGAAAAAAGTAGCTGAAGGTGTAGAGCAGTTTGAAGACATTTGGCAAAAG CTTCACAATGCAGCCAATGCCAACCAGAAGGAAAAATATGAAGCTGACCTTAAGAAAGAGATTAAAAAACTACAG CGACTGAGAGATCAGATAAAAACATGGGTGGCCTCCAACGAAATCAAAGACAAACGGCAGCTAGTGGAGAACCGCAAACTCATCGAGACG CAAATGGAGCGCTTCAAGGTGGTGGAACGGGAAACAAAAACGAAAGCCTACTCCAAAGAAGGCCTGGGCCTGGCGCAAAAAGTGGATCCGGCTCAGAGGGAAAAGGAAGAAACGGGACAGTGGCTAACA aaCACGATAGACACGCTAAATATGCAGGTGGATCAATTCGAAAGTGAAGTGGAGTCACTTTCGGTCCAAACCAGAaagaaaaagggggataaaGAG AAACAAGATCGAATCGAGGAACTCAAGCGCTTGATCGAAAGGCATCGGTATCACATCCGCATGCTGGAGACCATCTTACGAATGCTGGACAACGACTCGGTGCCGGTGGACGCCATTCAGAAGATCAAAGACGACGTGGATTACTACATCGATTCGTCGCAAGATCCCGATTTTGAGGAAAATGAGTTTCTCTACGACGACTTAGACTTGGAAGACATCC CACTCGTGGCTACGTCGCCATCAGGTCAAGGCAACATGGAAGACGAGATGTACCTCCACTCCAGCAGCACTCCCACGTCTACCACCTCGTCGTCGCCCATCCCCCCTTCGCCGGCTACCTGCGCCGCC GAGAACTCAGAGGACGATAAGAAAAGGGGACGGTCGACAGACAGTGAAGTTAGTCAG TCACCGGTCAAGAACGGCACGCCCTCCCTACTCTCCTTCTCCTCGTCCTCCACGTCGggctcgtcctcctcctcgtccctGGTCTCCATGGCCAGCGTGGTGGGCGGAGTCCCGGCGGTCCCCACCAGCAGCGGCCTAATCGCCAGCTTCAGCAGCGCCGTGCAACAGCACcaacaacaccaacaacaacCGCATCTGGCAGCCTCTCAGCAACAAGCCCCGCCCCTCAACGCGGCCCAGCAACAGCACCCGCCCCTGTCCAAAGCCCCGGCGCCCTCCAACAGCAACCCGAGTCCGCCCGGCAACCCGTTGCTCCCGGCGTCCTCCGTGCCGTCGCTGCCCACGCCCAGCGCGCCCATCTCGTCGCCCGCCGCTTCTCTGCCTCAGCCCTCGTCCGGGTCCGCCCCCGGTCTGGGACTCGGACTCGGATTGGCTCTGGGAAAAGGCAACATGGCGGGGACCGCCCCCACCGCCGCTCAGATGTCGGCGCTAGGTCTCGGCGTCCATTCCTCGTCTTTAAATACCATGGCGGGGCTCATGTCGGGCTCCACGCCGGCTCCCTACGCACAAGCGGCGGCGGGCGGCTTGGGGCTGAGCTCGGCGTCCAATGTTTCCACGGACGGCGGCGTCCCCGTCATCGGCGCCTCCTCCAATGGGGCGGCGCTCGGACTGCTGGGATCCGGACACGGATCGCTGAGTGGAGGGATCTTGGGTCTGGTATCCGGGCAGGGGGCGTCGCCCGCCGTCTCCCAGGCGCCGCCAGGTTCCGTCGGCGCCTCGCCGGGAGCCGTCGGCATGATGGGGGGCAACGGAGGCGGCGTGGGGATGATCGGCAATGCCCCAGCGCGGCCCCCTAGTGGACTCAAGCAGAATGGGAACACAA GTTACAGTGCGGTAGTGGCGGAAAGTTCGACGGAATCGGCCCTCAGCACCCCGAGCCAATCGCAAAGCAGCCAGCCGTCGTCCCTCAGTTCTTCTGCCAGTCAGCC GTTGGACAACGGCCCCAGTTTAATCAGCTCCATCACCCTGCCGCCCAGCTCGCCGTCGCCATCTTTCTCGGACAGCACGCCAGGCGGAGGGAACCTGCTAAACGGGCCGCACTCCTACGCGCAAGCCTCTGAAGGCCTCAAG GCTCCCGAGCCTCTCATCTCCTTAAAGGCCATGGCGGAGAGGGCGGCCCTGGGTTCGGGCCTCGATGGCGAGATTCCCAACTTGCACCTAACCGAGCGAG ACATCTTCTCATCGTCCGCCGCGCCCGGCACGCCCGCCGCCCCGCAGCCGTCCGTGTCCGAGGTCAGCATCCCGCCGTCGCTGGGCGTCTGCCCCTTGGGACCCACCCCGCTGCCCAAAGACCAGCTGTACCAGCAGGCCATGCAAGAGTCGGCGTGGACGCACATGCCGCATCCGTCGGATTCGGAAAGGATCAG GCAATACCTGATGAGGAACCCGTGCCCCACGTTGCCCTTCCATTACCAGATGCCACCACATCACTCGGACTCCATTGAGTTCTACCAGCGACTGTCCACGGAAAcgctcttcttcatcttctacTACCTGGAG GGCACCAAGGCGCAGTATCTATCCGCCAAAGCGCTGAAGAAGCAGTCGTGGAGGTTTCACACCAAGTACATGATGTGGTTCCAGAGACACGAGGAGCCCAAGACCATCACCGATGAGTTTGAACAG GGCACTTACATTTACTTTGACTACGAGAAGTGGGGCCAGCGGAAGAAGGAGGGCTTCACCTTCGAGTACAGGTACCTGGAAGACCGAGACTTGCAGTGA
- the cnot3a gene encoding CCR4-NOT transcription complex subunit 3a isoform X1, whose translation MADKRKLQGEIDRCLKKVAEGVEQFEDIWQKLHNAANANQKEKYEADLKKEIKKLQRLRDQIKTWVASNEIKDKRQLVENRKLIETQMERFKVVERETKTKAYSKEGLGLAQKVDPAQREKEETGQWLTNTIDTLNMQVDQFESEVESLSVQTRKKKGDKEKQDRIEELKRLIERHRYHIRMLETILRMLDNDSVPVDAIQKIKDDVDYYIDSSQDPDFEENEFLYDDLDLEDIPAALVATSPSGQGNMEDEMYLHSSSTPTSTTSSSPIPPSPATCAAENSEDDKKRGRSTDSEVSQSPVKNGTPSLLSFSSSSTSGSSSSSSLVSMASVVGGVPAVPTSSGLIASFSSAVQQHQQHQQQPHLAASQQQAPPLNAAQQQHPPLSKAPAPSNSNPSPPGNPLLPASSVPSLPTPSAPISSPAASLPQPSSGSAPGLGLGLGLALGKGNMAGTAPTAAQMSALGLGVHSSSLNTMAGLMSGSTPAPYAQAAAGGLGLSSASNVSTDGGVPVIGASSNGAALGLLGSGHGSLSGGILGLVSGQGASPAVSQAPPGSVGASPGAVGMMGGNGGGVGMIGNAPARPPSGLKQNGNTSYSAVVAESSTESALSTPSQSQSSQPSSLSSSASQPLDNGPSLISSITLPPSSPSPSFSDSTPGGGNLLNGPHSYAQASEGLKAPEPLISLKAMAERAALGSGLDGEIPNLHLTERDIFSSSAAPGTPAAPQPSVSEVSIPPSLGVCPLGPTPLPKDQLYQQAMQESAWTHMPHPSDSERIRQYLMRNPCPTLPFHYQMPPHHSDSIEFYQRLSTETLFFIFYYLEGTKAQYLSAKALKKQSWRFHTKYMMWFQRHEEPKTITDEFEQGTYIYFDYEKWGQRKKEGFTFEYRYLEDRDLQ comes from the exons ATGGCTGACAAAAGAAAACTTCAAG GTGAGATTGACCGATGTTTGAAAAAAGTAGCTGAAGGTGTAGAGCAGTTTGAAGACATTTGGCAAAAG CTTCACAATGCAGCCAATGCCAACCAGAAGGAAAAATATGAAGCTGACCTTAAGAAAGAGATTAAAAAACTACAG CGACTGAGAGATCAGATAAAAACATGGGTGGCCTCCAACGAAATCAAAGACAAACGGCAGCTAGTGGAGAACCGCAAACTCATCGAGACG CAAATGGAGCGCTTCAAGGTGGTGGAACGGGAAACAAAAACGAAAGCCTACTCCAAAGAAGGCCTGGGCCTGGCGCAAAAAGTGGATCCGGCTCAGAGGGAAAAGGAAGAAACGGGACAGTGGCTAACA aaCACGATAGACACGCTAAATATGCAGGTGGATCAATTCGAAAGTGAAGTGGAGTCACTTTCGGTCCAAACCAGAaagaaaaagggggataaaGAG AAACAAGATCGAATCGAGGAACTCAAGCGCTTGATCGAAAGGCATCGGTATCACATCCGCATGCTGGAGACCATCTTACGAATGCTGGACAACGACTCGGTGCCGGTGGACGCCATTCAGAAGATCAAAGACGACGTGGATTACTACATCGATTCGTCGCAAGATCCCGATTTTGAGGAAAATGAGTTTCTCTACGACGACTTAGACTTGGAAGACATCC CTGCAGCACTCGTGGCTACGTCGCCATCAGGTCAAGGCAACATGGAAGACGAGATGTACCTCCACTCCAGCAGCACTCCCACGTCTACCACCTCGTCGTCGCCCATCCCCCCTTCGCCGGCTACCTGCGCCGCC GAGAACTCAGAGGACGATAAGAAAAGGGGACGGTCGACAGACAGTGAAGTTAGTCAG TCACCGGTCAAGAACGGCACGCCCTCCCTACTCTCCTTCTCCTCGTCCTCCACGTCGggctcgtcctcctcctcgtccctGGTCTCCATGGCCAGCGTGGTGGGCGGAGTCCCGGCGGTCCCCACCAGCAGCGGCCTAATCGCCAGCTTCAGCAGCGCCGTGCAACAGCACcaacaacaccaacaacaacCGCATCTGGCAGCCTCTCAGCAACAAGCCCCGCCCCTCAACGCGGCCCAGCAACAGCACCCGCCCCTGTCCAAAGCCCCGGCGCCCTCCAACAGCAACCCGAGTCCGCCCGGCAACCCGTTGCTCCCGGCGTCCTCCGTGCCGTCGCTGCCCACGCCCAGCGCGCCCATCTCGTCGCCCGCCGCTTCTCTGCCTCAGCCCTCGTCCGGGTCCGCCCCCGGTCTGGGACTCGGACTCGGATTGGCTCTGGGAAAAGGCAACATGGCGGGGACCGCCCCCACCGCCGCTCAGATGTCGGCGCTAGGTCTCGGCGTCCATTCCTCGTCTTTAAATACCATGGCGGGGCTCATGTCGGGCTCCACGCCGGCTCCCTACGCACAAGCGGCGGCGGGCGGCTTGGGGCTGAGCTCGGCGTCCAATGTTTCCACGGACGGCGGCGTCCCCGTCATCGGCGCCTCCTCCAATGGGGCGGCGCTCGGACTGCTGGGATCCGGACACGGATCGCTGAGTGGAGGGATCTTGGGTCTGGTATCCGGGCAGGGGGCGTCGCCCGCCGTCTCCCAGGCGCCGCCAGGTTCCGTCGGCGCCTCGCCGGGAGCCGTCGGCATGATGGGGGGCAACGGAGGCGGCGTGGGGATGATCGGCAATGCCCCAGCGCGGCCCCCTAGTGGACTCAAGCAGAATGGGAACACAA GTTACAGTGCGGTAGTGGCGGAAAGTTCGACGGAATCGGCCCTCAGCACCCCGAGCCAATCGCAAAGCAGCCAGCCGTCGTCCCTCAGTTCTTCTGCCAGTCAGCC GTTGGACAACGGCCCCAGTTTAATCAGCTCCATCACCCTGCCGCCCAGCTCGCCGTCGCCATCTTTCTCGGACAGCACGCCAGGCGGAGGGAACCTGCTAAACGGGCCGCACTCCTACGCGCAAGCCTCTGAAGGCCTCAAG GCTCCCGAGCCTCTCATCTCCTTAAAGGCCATGGCGGAGAGGGCGGCCCTGGGTTCGGGCCTCGATGGCGAGATTCCCAACTTGCACCTAACCGAGCGAG ACATCTTCTCATCGTCCGCCGCGCCCGGCACGCCCGCCGCCCCGCAGCCGTCCGTGTCCGAGGTCAGCATCCCGCCGTCGCTGGGCGTCTGCCCCTTGGGACCCACCCCGCTGCCCAAAGACCAGCTGTACCAGCAGGCCATGCAAGAGTCGGCGTGGACGCACATGCCGCATCCGTCGGATTCGGAAAGGATCAG GCAATACCTGATGAGGAACCCGTGCCCCACGTTGCCCTTCCATTACCAGATGCCACCACATCACTCGGACTCCATTGAGTTCTACCAGCGACTGTCCACGGAAAcgctcttcttcatcttctacTACCTGGAG GGCACCAAGGCGCAGTATCTATCCGCCAAAGCGCTGAAGAAGCAGTCGTGGAGGTTTCACACCAAGTACATGATGTGGTTCCAGAGACACGAGGAGCCCAAGACCATCACCGATGAGTTTGAACAG GGCACTTACATTTACTTTGACTACGAGAAGTGGGGCCAGCGGAAGAAGGAGGGCTTCACCTTCGAGTACAGGTACCTGGAAGACCGAGACTTGCAGTGA
- the cnot3a gene encoding CCR4-NOT transcription complex subunit 3a isoform X4 yields MADKRKLQGEIDRCLKKVAEGVEQFEDIWQKLHNAANANQKEKYEADLKKEIKKLQRLRDQIKTWVASNEIKDKRQLVENRKLIETQMERFKVVERETKTKAYSKEGLGLAQKVDPAQREKEETGQWLTNTIDTLNMQVDQFESEVESLSVQTRKKKGDKEKQDRIEELKRLIERHRYHIRMLETILRMLDNDSVPVDAIQKIKDDVDYYIDSSQDPDFEENEFLYDDLDLEDIPLVATSPSGQGNMEDEMYLHSSSTPTSTTSSSPIPPSPATCAASPVKNGTPSLLSFSSSSTSGSSSSSSLVSMASVVGGVPAVPTSSGLIASFSSAVQQHQQHQQQPHLAASQQQAPPLNAAQQQHPPLSKAPAPSNSNPSPPGNPLLPASSVPSLPTPSAPISSPAASLPQPSSGSAPGLGLGLGLALGKGNMAGTAPTAAQMSALGLGVHSSSLNTMAGLMSGSTPAPYAQAAAGGLGLSSASNVSTDGGVPVIGASSNGAALGLLGSGHGSLSGGILGLVSGQGASPAVSQAPPGSVGASPGAVGMMGGNGGGVGMIGNAPARPPSGLKQNGNTSYSAVVAESSTESALSTPSQSQSSQPSSLSSSASQPLDNGPSLISSITLPPSSPSPSFSDSTPGGGNLLNGPHSYAQASEGLKAPEPLISLKAMAERAALGSGLDGEIPNLHLTERDIFSSSAAPGTPAAPQPSVSEVSIPPSLGVCPLGPTPLPKDQLYQQAMQESAWTHMPHPSDSERIRQYLMRNPCPTLPFHYQMPPHHSDSIEFYQRLSTETLFFIFYYLEGTKAQYLSAKALKKQSWRFHTKYMMWFQRHEEPKTITDEFEQGTYIYFDYEKWGQRKKEGFTFEYRYLEDRDLQ; encoded by the exons ATGGCTGACAAAAGAAAACTTCAAG GTGAGATTGACCGATGTTTGAAAAAAGTAGCTGAAGGTGTAGAGCAGTTTGAAGACATTTGGCAAAAG CTTCACAATGCAGCCAATGCCAACCAGAAGGAAAAATATGAAGCTGACCTTAAGAAAGAGATTAAAAAACTACAG CGACTGAGAGATCAGATAAAAACATGGGTGGCCTCCAACGAAATCAAAGACAAACGGCAGCTAGTGGAGAACCGCAAACTCATCGAGACG CAAATGGAGCGCTTCAAGGTGGTGGAACGGGAAACAAAAACGAAAGCCTACTCCAAAGAAGGCCTGGGCCTGGCGCAAAAAGTGGATCCGGCTCAGAGGGAAAAGGAAGAAACGGGACAGTGGCTAACA aaCACGATAGACACGCTAAATATGCAGGTGGATCAATTCGAAAGTGAAGTGGAGTCACTTTCGGTCCAAACCAGAaagaaaaagggggataaaGAG AAACAAGATCGAATCGAGGAACTCAAGCGCTTGATCGAAAGGCATCGGTATCACATCCGCATGCTGGAGACCATCTTACGAATGCTGGACAACGACTCGGTGCCGGTGGACGCCATTCAGAAGATCAAAGACGACGTGGATTACTACATCGATTCGTCGCAAGATCCCGATTTTGAGGAAAATGAGTTTCTCTACGACGACTTAGACTTGGAAGACATCC CACTCGTGGCTACGTCGCCATCAGGTCAAGGCAACATGGAAGACGAGATGTACCTCCACTCCAGCAGCACTCCCACGTCTACCACCTCGTCGTCGCCCATCCCCCCTTCGCCGGCTACCTGCGCCGCC TCACCGGTCAAGAACGGCACGCCCTCCCTACTCTCCTTCTCCTCGTCCTCCACGTCGggctcgtcctcctcctcgtccctGGTCTCCATGGCCAGCGTGGTGGGCGGAGTCCCGGCGGTCCCCACCAGCAGCGGCCTAATCGCCAGCTTCAGCAGCGCCGTGCAACAGCACcaacaacaccaacaacaacCGCATCTGGCAGCCTCTCAGCAACAAGCCCCGCCCCTCAACGCGGCCCAGCAACAGCACCCGCCCCTGTCCAAAGCCCCGGCGCCCTCCAACAGCAACCCGAGTCCGCCCGGCAACCCGTTGCTCCCGGCGTCCTCCGTGCCGTCGCTGCCCACGCCCAGCGCGCCCATCTCGTCGCCCGCCGCTTCTCTGCCTCAGCCCTCGTCCGGGTCCGCCCCCGGTCTGGGACTCGGACTCGGATTGGCTCTGGGAAAAGGCAACATGGCGGGGACCGCCCCCACCGCCGCTCAGATGTCGGCGCTAGGTCTCGGCGTCCATTCCTCGTCTTTAAATACCATGGCGGGGCTCATGTCGGGCTCCACGCCGGCTCCCTACGCACAAGCGGCGGCGGGCGGCTTGGGGCTGAGCTCGGCGTCCAATGTTTCCACGGACGGCGGCGTCCCCGTCATCGGCGCCTCCTCCAATGGGGCGGCGCTCGGACTGCTGGGATCCGGACACGGATCGCTGAGTGGAGGGATCTTGGGTCTGGTATCCGGGCAGGGGGCGTCGCCCGCCGTCTCCCAGGCGCCGCCAGGTTCCGTCGGCGCCTCGCCGGGAGCCGTCGGCATGATGGGGGGCAACGGAGGCGGCGTGGGGATGATCGGCAATGCCCCAGCGCGGCCCCCTAGTGGACTCAAGCAGAATGGGAACACAA GTTACAGTGCGGTAGTGGCGGAAAGTTCGACGGAATCGGCCCTCAGCACCCCGAGCCAATCGCAAAGCAGCCAGCCGTCGTCCCTCAGTTCTTCTGCCAGTCAGCC GTTGGACAACGGCCCCAGTTTAATCAGCTCCATCACCCTGCCGCCCAGCTCGCCGTCGCCATCTTTCTCGGACAGCACGCCAGGCGGAGGGAACCTGCTAAACGGGCCGCACTCCTACGCGCAAGCCTCTGAAGGCCTCAAG GCTCCCGAGCCTCTCATCTCCTTAAAGGCCATGGCGGAGAGGGCGGCCCTGGGTTCGGGCCTCGATGGCGAGATTCCCAACTTGCACCTAACCGAGCGAG ACATCTTCTCATCGTCCGCCGCGCCCGGCACGCCCGCCGCCCCGCAGCCGTCCGTGTCCGAGGTCAGCATCCCGCCGTCGCTGGGCGTCTGCCCCTTGGGACCCACCCCGCTGCCCAAAGACCAGCTGTACCAGCAGGCCATGCAAGAGTCGGCGTGGACGCACATGCCGCATCCGTCGGATTCGGAAAGGATCAG GCAATACCTGATGAGGAACCCGTGCCCCACGTTGCCCTTCCATTACCAGATGCCACCACATCACTCGGACTCCATTGAGTTCTACCAGCGACTGTCCACGGAAAcgctcttcttcatcttctacTACCTGGAG GGCACCAAGGCGCAGTATCTATCCGCCAAAGCGCTGAAGAAGCAGTCGTGGAGGTTTCACACCAAGTACATGATGTGGTTCCAGAGACACGAGGAGCCCAAGACCATCACCGATGAGTTTGAACAG GGCACTTACATTTACTTTGACTACGAGAAGTGGGGCCAGCGGAAGAAGGAGGGCTTCACCTTCGAGTACAGGTACCTGGAAGACCGAGACTTGCAGTGA
- the cnot3a gene encoding CCR4-NOT transcription complex subunit 3a isoform X3, whose amino-acid sequence MADKRKLQGEIDRCLKKVAEGVEQFEDIWQKLHNAANANQKEKYEADLKKEIKKLQRLRDQIKTWVASNEIKDKRQLVENRKLIETQMERFKVVERETKTKAYSKEGLGLAQKVDPAQREKEETGQWLTNTIDTLNMQVDQFESEVESLSVQTRKKKGDKEKQDRIEELKRLIERHRYHIRMLETILRMLDNDSVPVDAIQKIKDDVDYYIDSSQDPDFEENEFLYDDLDLEDIPAALVATSPSGQGNMEDEMYLHSSSTPTSTTSSSPIPPSPATCAASPVKNGTPSLLSFSSSSTSGSSSSSSLVSMASVVGGVPAVPTSSGLIASFSSAVQQHQQHQQQPHLAASQQQAPPLNAAQQQHPPLSKAPAPSNSNPSPPGNPLLPASSVPSLPTPSAPISSPAASLPQPSSGSAPGLGLGLGLALGKGNMAGTAPTAAQMSALGLGVHSSSLNTMAGLMSGSTPAPYAQAAAGGLGLSSASNVSTDGGVPVIGASSNGAALGLLGSGHGSLSGGILGLVSGQGASPAVSQAPPGSVGASPGAVGMMGGNGGGVGMIGNAPARPPSGLKQNGNTSYSAVVAESSTESALSTPSQSQSSQPSSLSSSASQPLDNGPSLISSITLPPSSPSPSFSDSTPGGGNLLNGPHSYAQASEGLKAPEPLISLKAMAERAALGSGLDGEIPNLHLTERDIFSSSAAPGTPAAPQPSVSEVSIPPSLGVCPLGPTPLPKDQLYQQAMQESAWTHMPHPSDSERIRQYLMRNPCPTLPFHYQMPPHHSDSIEFYQRLSTETLFFIFYYLEGTKAQYLSAKALKKQSWRFHTKYMMWFQRHEEPKTITDEFEQGTYIYFDYEKWGQRKKEGFTFEYRYLEDRDLQ is encoded by the exons ATGGCTGACAAAAGAAAACTTCAAG GTGAGATTGACCGATGTTTGAAAAAAGTAGCTGAAGGTGTAGAGCAGTTTGAAGACATTTGGCAAAAG CTTCACAATGCAGCCAATGCCAACCAGAAGGAAAAATATGAAGCTGACCTTAAGAAAGAGATTAAAAAACTACAG CGACTGAGAGATCAGATAAAAACATGGGTGGCCTCCAACGAAATCAAAGACAAACGGCAGCTAGTGGAGAACCGCAAACTCATCGAGACG CAAATGGAGCGCTTCAAGGTGGTGGAACGGGAAACAAAAACGAAAGCCTACTCCAAAGAAGGCCTGGGCCTGGCGCAAAAAGTGGATCCGGCTCAGAGGGAAAAGGAAGAAACGGGACAGTGGCTAACA aaCACGATAGACACGCTAAATATGCAGGTGGATCAATTCGAAAGTGAAGTGGAGTCACTTTCGGTCCAAACCAGAaagaaaaagggggataaaGAG AAACAAGATCGAATCGAGGAACTCAAGCGCTTGATCGAAAGGCATCGGTATCACATCCGCATGCTGGAGACCATCTTACGAATGCTGGACAACGACTCGGTGCCGGTGGACGCCATTCAGAAGATCAAAGACGACGTGGATTACTACATCGATTCGTCGCAAGATCCCGATTTTGAGGAAAATGAGTTTCTCTACGACGACTTAGACTTGGAAGACATCC CTGCAGCACTCGTGGCTACGTCGCCATCAGGTCAAGGCAACATGGAAGACGAGATGTACCTCCACTCCAGCAGCACTCCCACGTCTACCACCTCGTCGTCGCCCATCCCCCCTTCGCCGGCTACCTGCGCCGCC TCACCGGTCAAGAACGGCACGCCCTCCCTACTCTCCTTCTCCTCGTCCTCCACGTCGggctcgtcctcctcctcgtccctGGTCTCCATGGCCAGCGTGGTGGGCGGAGTCCCGGCGGTCCCCACCAGCAGCGGCCTAATCGCCAGCTTCAGCAGCGCCGTGCAACAGCACcaacaacaccaacaacaacCGCATCTGGCAGCCTCTCAGCAACAAGCCCCGCCCCTCAACGCGGCCCAGCAACAGCACCCGCCCCTGTCCAAAGCCCCGGCGCCCTCCAACAGCAACCCGAGTCCGCCCGGCAACCCGTTGCTCCCGGCGTCCTCCGTGCCGTCGCTGCCCACGCCCAGCGCGCCCATCTCGTCGCCCGCCGCTTCTCTGCCTCAGCCCTCGTCCGGGTCCGCCCCCGGTCTGGGACTCGGACTCGGATTGGCTCTGGGAAAAGGCAACATGGCGGGGACCGCCCCCACCGCCGCTCAGATGTCGGCGCTAGGTCTCGGCGTCCATTCCTCGTCTTTAAATACCATGGCGGGGCTCATGTCGGGCTCCACGCCGGCTCCCTACGCACAAGCGGCGGCGGGCGGCTTGGGGCTGAGCTCGGCGTCCAATGTTTCCACGGACGGCGGCGTCCCCGTCATCGGCGCCTCCTCCAATGGGGCGGCGCTCGGACTGCTGGGATCCGGACACGGATCGCTGAGTGGAGGGATCTTGGGTCTGGTATCCGGGCAGGGGGCGTCGCCCGCCGTCTCCCAGGCGCCGCCAGGTTCCGTCGGCGCCTCGCCGGGAGCCGTCGGCATGATGGGGGGCAACGGAGGCGGCGTGGGGATGATCGGCAATGCCCCAGCGCGGCCCCCTAGTGGACTCAAGCAGAATGGGAACACAA GTTACAGTGCGGTAGTGGCGGAAAGTTCGACGGAATCGGCCCTCAGCACCCCGAGCCAATCGCAAAGCAGCCAGCCGTCGTCCCTCAGTTCTTCTGCCAGTCAGCC GTTGGACAACGGCCCCAGTTTAATCAGCTCCATCACCCTGCCGCCCAGCTCGCCGTCGCCATCTTTCTCGGACAGCACGCCAGGCGGAGGGAACCTGCTAAACGGGCCGCACTCCTACGCGCAAGCCTCTGAAGGCCTCAAG GCTCCCGAGCCTCTCATCTCCTTAAAGGCCATGGCGGAGAGGGCGGCCCTGGGTTCGGGCCTCGATGGCGAGATTCCCAACTTGCACCTAACCGAGCGAG ACATCTTCTCATCGTCCGCCGCGCCCGGCACGCCCGCCGCCCCGCAGCCGTCCGTGTCCGAGGTCAGCATCCCGCCGTCGCTGGGCGTCTGCCCCTTGGGACCCACCCCGCTGCCCAAAGACCAGCTGTACCAGCAGGCCATGCAAGAGTCGGCGTGGACGCACATGCCGCATCCGTCGGATTCGGAAAGGATCAG GCAATACCTGATGAGGAACCCGTGCCCCACGTTGCCCTTCCATTACCAGATGCCACCACATCACTCGGACTCCATTGAGTTCTACCAGCGACTGTCCACGGAAAcgctcttcttcatcttctacTACCTGGAG GGCACCAAGGCGCAGTATCTATCCGCCAAAGCGCTGAAGAAGCAGTCGTGGAGGTTTCACACCAAGTACATGATGTGGTTCCAGAGACACGAGGAGCCCAAGACCATCACCGATGAGTTTGAACAG GGCACTTACATTTACTTTGACTACGAGAAGTGGGGCCAGCGGAAGAAGGAGGGCTTCACCTTCGAGTACAGGTACCTGGAAGACCGAGACTTGCAGTGA